Proteins from a single region of Campylobacter sp. RM16704:
- the nuoH gene encoding NADH-quinone oxidoreductase subunit NuoH gives MSDITFFVIETIIKCVLVIAIFATLAGLATYLERKVLALFHRRLGPDMVGPFGLLQVVADMIKLFTKEDIVPTYAQKVVFLIAPLIAAICAFVAIAAIPIFPEFTLFGRVIRPIIADINVALLFVIGMGGVSFYAIFLGGLASNNKWSLLGGARGLVSIISYESVAGLSLVCVVMLVGSLSLVDINNYQSDGILSWLIFKQPLAFILFVIAIFIETNRTPLCLSENETELVSGYGTEYSGLRWGMFFIGEYTAMITGAIMISLLFLGGFNDFWIIPGSIMMLLKVSFVFFWYFWARGAFPQLRPDQVMRMCYLILIPLAVLNLLISALVLVI, from the coding sequence ATGAGTGATATTACTTTTTTTGTTATAGAGACGATTATTAAATGTGTGCTTGTTATAGCTATTTTTGCTACTTTAGCAGGTTTAGCAACTTACCTTGAAAGAAAGGTTTTAGCTTTATTTCATCGTCGTTTGGGGCCTGATATGGTAGGTCCTTTTGGTTTGCTTCAAGTGGTTGCTGATATGATTAAGCTTTTTACTAAAGAAGATATAGTGCCAACTTATGCTCAAAAAGTGGTATTTTTAATTGCTCCATTAATAGCGGCAATTTGTGCTTTTGTAGCAATTGCAGCTATACCTATTTTTCCTGAATTTACTTTATTTGGTAGGGTAATTCGCCCTATCATAGCTGATATTAATGTGGCTTTACTCTTTGTTATAGGTATGGGTGGGGTTAGTTTTTATGCAATTTTTTTAGGAGGTTTGGCTAGTAACAATAAATGGTCTTTGCTGGGTGGTGCAAGAGGGCTTGTTTCTATCATCTCTTATGAGAGTGTTGCGGGACTTTCTTTGGTATGCGTTGTAATGCTTGTTGGCTCTTTATCTTTGGTAGATATTAATAATTATCAAAGTGATGGCATCCTTTCTTGGCTTATTTTTAAACAACCTTTAGCCTTTATACTGTTTGTGATAGCTATTTTTATAGAAACTAATAGAACCCCACTTTGTTTAAGTGAAAATGAAACTGAACTTGTCTCGGGTTATGGTACTGAATATAGTGGGCTTAGATGGGGTATGTTTTTTATTGGCGAATATACCGCTATGATAACTGGAGCGATTATGATATCGCTTTTGTTTTTGGGTGGTTTTAATGATTTTTGGATTATACCAGGGTCTATTATGATGCTTTTGAAAGTTTCTTTTGTGTTCTTTTGGTATTTTTGGGCTAGAGGGGCTTTTCCGCAATTACGTCCTGATCAAGTAATGAGAATGTGTTATTTGATTTTAATACCTTTGGCAGTTTTAAATTTATTAATTAGTGCTTTAGTGCTTGTGATATAG
- a CDS encoding NADH-quinone oxidoreductase subunit C, with amino-acid sequence MRKYSDKKNAQLKNYYEDRFYHAPKTQKLNLENSVFEQDFLQISQKFKIKNSFIELDFWVIEIEKEDNVILLNELKNLGYSCFTDASAIDFVAQKQGFEVYYQLLNMDKNLRVRVKTFVGLKERLQSVMSVFKGANWCEREIYDMFGIFIINHPNLKRLLMPDDWYGHPFLKSYPLQGDEFAKWYEIDKIFGKEYRQVVGEENRDPGFVNEKDTLNFSRIYHEVGKGEALREDKYLQEYQEEDGVVFVKKVKRNQAKILDKRR; translated from the coding sequence ATGAGAAAATACAGCGATAAAAAAAATGCTCAATTAAAAAATTATTATGAAGATAGATTTTATCATGCTCCAAAAACTCAAAAATTAAATTTAGAAAATAGTGTTTTTGAGCAAGATTTTCTTCAAATTTCTCAAAAATTTAAGATTAAAAATTCTTTTATTGAGCTCGATTTTTGGGTGATTGAAATAGAAAAAGAAGATAATGTAATTTTGCTAAACGAGCTTAAAAATTTAGGCTATAGCTGTTTTACTGATGCAAGTGCAATTGACTTTGTCGCTCAAAAACAAGGCTTTGAAGTGTATTATCAGCTTTTAAATATGGATAAAAATTTAAGAGTTAGAGTAAAAACTTTTGTTGGTTTAAAAGAAAGACTTCAAAGTGTTATGAGTGTTTTTAAGGGTGCTAATTGGTGTGAGAGAGAAATATATGATATGTTCGGGATTTTCATTATCAATCATCCGAATTTAAAAAGACTTTTAATGCCTGATGATTGGTATGGTCATCCTTTTTTAAAAAGCTATCCTTTACAAGGTGATGAATTTGCCAAATGGTATGAGATTGATAAAATTTTTGGTAAAGAATATCGCCAAGTAGTGGGTGAAGAAAATAGAGATCCAGGCTTTGTAAATGAAAAAGATACTTTAAATTTTAGTCGGATTTATCATGAAGTTGGAAAAGGCGAGGCTTTAAGAGAAGATAAATACCTACAAGAATATCAAGAAGAAGATGGCGTTGTGTTTGTGAAAAAAGTTAAAAGAAATCAAGCTAAAATTTTAGATAAGAGAAGATAA
- a CDS encoding NADH-quinone oxidoreductase subunit G, with translation MKVIINGIECEANEGEYILNVARKNDIFIPAICYLNGCSPTLACRMCMVEADGKKVYSCNTKVKEGMVVESDLPNLWDERNAIMQAYCINHPLQCGVCDKSGECELQNFTHKARVSVQNYWIKDTHKECKKWGEINYDPALCIVCERCITVCKDKIGESALKTTPRGADAPDTSFKESMSKDALAIWTKFQKSLIAPSSGNMLDCSFCGECTSVCPTGALVGSAFQYTSNAWELKKIPASNPHSSDCELMYYDIKQTSINNQKEKIYRVSNDFAFATLNKAARYGFNTQNEVQGKDEKAFGKLVEMIKNSEIKNILFNSFITNEEALILQNLSKKFNLNLINHEAKKFQDFLACFHQNANMMYNANTDDITQSDFLIITGSFLRYDAPTLGYKVNNALVMNKGAGLYFHPIKDKGIDKYSKNFLQINHDIKDNESILLFILQKFAKELPQEFRNILENAYCQSTKEIEETINEEVIEKIEKQSEDGQTIIEEIKKLVPKKIKKSIEVQRSNYAKNLGIDEDTLETLLAKKQKFTLIIGSDFYYDEQSAKLAKLCAMVQKYTEFKVFLNPTCTNTLGVSLICDLNQDFQAGKTLGYNEKGDFSFSYEGNLASSSLNQQEGSFVNYDKRLVPTNAALEFKGYFLNDLANALGFDEEFTINYTKLLPQNKGFRAIDFDDLSNYYDNGGKNYRGYELDFSHFEFEKILNTQEIKEQNEGNLTLYHANSIHQFSKLSNRAFNEVGALFLSSDIMQKFDLNQDDSVILKNEKTQIAISVKCDESLENGAYLGNYDSKIDYKSLFNNTRYIKVWLEKAGAKI, from the coding sequence ATGAAAGTTATCATTAACGGTATTGAGTGCGAAGCCAATGAGGGTGAGTATATTTTAAATGTAGCTAGAAAAAATGATATTTTCATTCCTGCAATTTGTTATTTAAATGGCTGTTCTCCAACACTTGCATGTCGTATGTGTATGGTTGAAGCTGATGGTAAAAAGGTTTATTCTTGTAATACCAAAGTAAAAGAAGGTATGGTAGTAGAGAGCGATTTACCAAATTTATGGGATGAGCGCAATGCTATCATGCAAGCTTATTGTATCAATCATCCTTTACAATGTGGAGTTTGTGATAAATCTGGCGAGTGTGAGCTTCAAAATTTTACGCATAAAGCAAGAGTAAGTGTGCAAAATTATTGGATCAAAGATACTCATAAAGAGTGTAAAAAATGGGGCGAGATTAATTATGATCCTGCTTTATGTATAGTGTGTGAAAGATGTATCACAGTTTGTAAAGATAAGATAGGTGAAAGTGCTTTAAAAACTACTCCAAGAGGAGCAGATGCACCTGATACAAGTTTTAAAGAGAGTATGAGCAAAGACGCGCTAGCGATTTGGACTAAATTTCAAAAAAGCCTGATTGCACCAAGCAGTGGTAATATGCTTGATTGTTCTTTTTGTGGAGAATGTACAAGTGTATGCCCAACTGGAGCTTTGGTGGGTTCAGCTTTTCAATATACATCTAATGCTTGGGAGTTAAAAAAAATACCAGCTAGTAATCCACATTCTAGTGATTGTGAGTTGATGTATTATGATATAAAACAAACTAGCATTAATAATCAAAAGGAAAAAATTTATAGAGTGAGTAATGACTTTGCTTTTGCTACGCTAAATAAAGCTGCAAGATATGGTTTTAATACCCAAAATGAAGTTCAAGGTAAAGATGAAAAAGCTTTTGGAAAATTGGTAGAAATGATAAAAAATAGTGAAATAAAAAATATTTTATTTAATAGTTTTATTACTAATGAAGAAGCTTTAATTTTGCAAAATCTTAGCAAAAAATTTAATCTTAATCTTATCAACCACGAAGCTAAAAAATTCCAAGATTTTCTAGCTTGTTTTCATCAAAATGCAAATATGATGTATAATGCAAATACAGATGATATTACCCAAAGTGATTTTTTAATCATCACAGGTTCGTTTTTGCGTTATGATGCACCAACACTAGGATATAAAGTTAATAATGCTTTAGTGATGAATAAAGGTGCAGGACTTTATTTTCATCCTATAAAAGATAAAGGTATAGATAAATACTCTAAAAATTTCTTGCAGATTAACCATGATATTAAAGATAATGAAAGTATTTTATTATTTATCTTGCAAAAATTTGCCAAAGAACTTCCACAAGAATTTAGAAATATATTAGAAAATGCGTATTGTCAAAGTACTAAAGAAATAGAAGAAACTATCAATGAAGAAGTGATAGAAAAGATAGAAAAGCAAAGTGAAGATGGTCAAACCATTATAGAAGAAATTAAAAAACTTGTGCCTAAAAAGATTAAAAAAAGCATAGAAGTACAAAGATCAAATTATGCGAAAAATCTTGGTATAGATGAGGATACTTTAGAAACTTTATTGGCTAAAAAGCAAAAATTTACACTTATTATAGGAAGTGATTTTTACTATGATGAGCAAAGTGCTAAATTAGCAAAACTTTGTGCTATGGTGCAAAAATATACCGAATTTAAAGTCTTTTTAAATCCAACTTGCACAAATACTTTAGGTGTGAGTTTGATTTGTGATTTAAATCAGGATTTTCAAGCAGGAAAAACACTAGGCTACAATGAAAAAGGTGATTTTAGTTTCTCTTATGAAGGAAATCTTGCAAGTTCTAGTTTAAATCAACAAGAAGGTAGCTTTGTAAATTATGATAAAAGATTAGTTCCTACAAATGCGGCTTTAGAATTTAAAGGTTATTTTTTAAATGATCTGGCAAATGCTTTAGGTTTTGATGAAGAATTTACGATCAATTATACTAAGCTTTTACCACAAAATAAAGGCTTTAGGGCAATTGATTTTGATGATTTAAGTAATTATTATGACAATGGTGGAAAAAACTATCGTGGCTATGAGCTTGATTTTTCTCATTTTGAGTTTGAAAAAATCTTAAATACTCAAGAAATCAAAGAGCAAAATGAAGGAAATTTAACCCTATATCATGCAAATAGTATTCATCAGTTTTCAAAGCTTAGTAATAGAGCTTTTAATGAGGTTGGAGCTTTATTTTTATCGTCTGATATAATGCAAAAATTTGACTTAAATCAAGATGATAGTGTTATTTTAAAAAATGAAAAAACTCAAATTGCTATAAGTGTAAAATGTGATGAATCTTTAGAAAATGGTGCATATTTGGGCAATTATGATAGCAAGATTGATTATAAATCTTTATTTAATAATACTCGGTATATAAAAGTTTGGCTTGAAAAAGCAGGAGCTAAAATATGA
- the nuoI gene encoding NADH-quinone oxidoreductase subunit NuoI — translation MKKGYFKVDFERKNPQNAYEKFVQIIKRSLNTELFIGLFVVLREMFKKNNSATIKYPLEKVSLDNRYRAVHRLMRFIESENECCIGCGLCEKICISNCIRMETSLGEDERKKVENYSINLGRCIYCGFCADVCPELAIVHGKEYENAAEQRSYFGQKQDFLTPIDKLKNQVVFEGSGSLRKDADILVKKTPNYYEIDLQRQQDTPKEENV, via the coding sequence ATGAAAAAAGGTTATTTTAAAGTAGATTTTGAACGTAAAAATCCTCAAAATGCTTATGAAAAATTCGTACAAATAATCAAGCGTTCTTTAAATACAGAACTTTTTATAGGTTTATTTGTAGTACTAAGAGAAATGTTTAAAAAAAATAACAGTGCAACGATTAAATATCCATTGGAAAAAGTTTCGCTAGATAATCGCTACCGTGCAGTACATCGTTTAATGCGTTTTATTGAAAGTGAAAATGAATGCTGCATCGGTTGTGGGTTGTGTGAAAAAATTTGCATTAGTAATTGTATAAGAATGGAAACATCTTTAGGCGAAGATGAGCGTAAAAAGGTTGAAAATTATAGTATTAATTTAGGGCGTTGTATTTATTGTGGATTTTGTGCTGATGTTTGTCCTGAACTTGCCATTGTACATGGTAAAGAGTATGAAAATGCAGCAGAGCAAAGATCTTATTTTGGTCAAAAGCAAGACTTTTTAACCCCTATTGATAAGCTTAAAAATCAAGTAGTGTTTGAAGGAAGTGGTAGTTTAAGAAAAGATGCTGATATTTTAGTAAAGAAAACTCCAAATTATTATGAGATAGATTTACAAAGACAGCAAGATACCCCAAAGGAAGAAAATGTTTGA
- the nuoL gene encoding NADH-quinone oxidoreductase subunit L has product MQNLALVALFSPLISAIILGIFSFGIKRIFLGYMATLLIAVSAIASLILLINGASFDFKLGVWISLVDANFGFKIDSITLIMMNVVGIVATFVHLYSIFYMKNDKGFNRYFSYLGLFVFSMMFLIMSDNFLGLFIGWEGVGLCSWLLIGFWYHNKKYTFAANEAFIMNRIADLALLLGIFLIYREFNSLKYDEFFVLLSLDYENNDTLIVIAILLFIGAMGKSAQFPFHTWLADAMAGPTPVSALIHAATMVTAGVYLVIRAGELYLQVPEVGYFIAILGTFVALFAASMAMVAKDLKRIIAYSTLSQLGYMFVAAGLGAYAIALFHLTTHAFFKSLLFLGAGNVMHAMNNKLDISKMGGLYKSMKISAILMLIGSLALSGIYPFAGFFSKDLILGFSFISHHHGIFLILLITAFMTAFYSFRLLMLVFFTPKRYEECPHEVDKIALLAMIPLALLAIISGFFEHNFMEFMSSKVAFINAQNFLVMILSSIVAILGIFLAVIVYKRNWFKFGFSKTSVYKILSNEYHIPKFYHHFIVDKYVLFCEFLRKADKEVLDTLIDSVAFFLKAFAKKIGVDKNFSLALRISIFAFICLLFLAMVV; this is encoded by the coding sequence ATGCAAAATTTAGCTTTAGTTGCACTTTTTTCTCCTTTAATATCAGCTATTATTTTAGGAATTTTTTCTTTTGGTATTAAAAGAATTTTCTTGGGTTATATGGCTACTTTATTAATAGCAGTTTCGGCGATTGCTTCGTTGATTTTGCTCATCAATGGTGCATCTTTTGATTTTAAGCTTGGGGTTTGGATTTCTTTAGTTGATGCAAATTTTGGATTTAAAATAGATTCTATAACACTTATTATGATGAATGTTGTTGGTATTGTCGCAACTTTTGTACATTTATATAGCATATTTTATATGAAAAATGATAAAGGTTTTAATAGATATTTTAGCTATTTAGGGCTTTTTGTTTTTTCTATGATGTTTTTGATTATGAGTGATAATTTTCTAGGTCTTTTTATAGGCTGGGAAGGTGTTGGACTTTGCTCTTGGCTTTTAATTGGTTTTTGGTATCATAATAAAAAATATACTTTTGCGGCAAATGAAGCTTTTATTATGAATAGAATTGCGGATTTAGCTTTGCTTTTGGGTATTTTTTTAATTTATAGAGAATTTAATTCGTTAAAATATGATGAATTTTTTGTATTACTATCTTTAGACTATGAAAATAACGATACTTTAATAGTAATTGCTATCTTATTGTTTATAGGTGCTATGGGAAAGTCTGCACAATTTCCTTTTCATACTTGGCTTGCTGATGCAATGGCTGGACCTACGCCAGTTTCAGCACTAATCCATGCTGCTACTATGGTTACTGCAGGGGTTTATTTGGTAATTCGTGCAGGAGAACTTTATTTGCAAGTTCCTGAAGTAGGGTATTTTATCGCTATACTTGGAACTTTTGTAGCACTTTTTGCTGCCTCTATGGCTATGGTGGCTAAAGATTTAAAAAGAATTATTGCTTACTCAACACTTTCTCAACTTGGGTATATGTTTGTAGCAGCAGGTCTTGGAGCTTATGCAATTGCATTGTTTCATTTGACAACACATGCTTTTTTTAAGTCATTATTATTTTTAGGTGCAGGTAATGTTATGCATGCAATGAACAATAAGCTTGATATTAGTAAAATGGGTGGACTGTATAAAAGTATGAAAATTAGTGCTATTTTGATGCTTATTGGTTCTTTAGCTTTATCAGGAATTTATCCTTTTGCTGGATTTTTTTCTAAAGATTTAATTTTAGGTTTTTCTTTTATAAGTCATCACCATGGAATATTTTTAATACTTTTAATAACAGCTTTTATGACAGCATTTTATAGCTTTAGACTTTTAATGCTTGTATTTTTTACTCCAAAAAGATACGAAGAATGTCCACATGAGGTTGATAAAATAGCTTTGCTTGCAATGATTCCTTTAGCTTTACTCGCAATTATATCAGGATTTTTTGAGCACAATTTTATGGAGTTTATGAGTTCAAAAGTAGCTTTTATTAATGCACAAAATTTTTTAGTAATGATACTTTCAAGTATTGTTGCAATATTGGGTATATTTTTAGCAGTTATTGTTTATAAGAGGAATTGGTTTAAGTTTGGTTTTTCAAAAACTAGCGTATACAAGATTTTGTCTAATGAATATCATATACCAAAATTTTATCATCATTTTATAGTGGATAAATATGTATTGTTTTGTGAATTTTTAAGAAAAGCTGATAAAGAAGTTTTAGATACTTTAATTGATAGTGTTGCGTTTTTCTTGAAAGCTTTCGCAAAAAAAATTGGCGTAGATAAAAATTTTTCTTTAGCTTTAAGAATTTCAATTTTTGCTTTTATTTGTTTGCTTTTTTTAGCTATGGTGGTGTAG
- a CDS encoding complex I subunit 4 family protein: protein MLSLLILFPFFASFVALFLQKEDSRFFAILVSFLILALNIFLLLNYQGNIAYEFSLNSLIVNFHIGVDAIALYLILLCSIMIFLSFVCLDIKDKSVVVSIFLLQFCIIGLFSSLDALLFYVFWEFSLIPLIYLIGRYSDNYKAGIKFFIYAFCGSILMLLSIVYTGFLYYQNFGYWSFDLLAWYKNDFTIPENIQNLIFIGFFIAFAIKSPLFPFHTWAPKVYAKSPTLVSVMLVSFKMAPFGFLRFILPLTPDTLTHYCFLLSLLCIIAILYAALIAFKTKDLKELIAYSSISHLGVVVLGIVTFTYNGVSGSVFYMFAHGIVTGGLFLTAYMLYKRYHTFELDFYKNLAKTAPLFSFFFAVLLFSSISLPLTISFVGEFLILQGVASVNLWYALLAGGVIILGAIYMLNIYRNMFFATCEDKISEKIVLKKSEIFVLSILSALVIYFGVFPSVILDQIASNVSSIFEIVQTRNIVIENQKILDNIRGF, encoded by the coding sequence ATGCTTAGTTTGTTAATATTATTTCCTTTTTTTGCCTCTTTTGTAGCTTTATTTTTGCAAAAAGAAGATAGTAGGTTTTTTGCTATTTTGGTTAGTTTTTTGATTTTAGCTTTAAATATCTTTTTATTACTAAATTATCAAGGTAATATAGCTTATGAATTTAGCTTAAATTCTTTGATAGTTAATTTTCATATAGGTGTAGATGCCATAGCACTTTATTTGATATTGCTTTGTTCTATAATGATTTTTTTATCTTTTGTGTGTTTAGATATAAAAGATAAAAGTGTTGTGGTGAGTATATTTTTATTGCAATTTTGTATTATAGGGCTTTTTTCATCATTAGATGCATTATTGTTTTATGTGTTTTGGGAATTTTCTCTTATACCGCTTATTTATTTAATAGGAAGATACTCAGATAATTATAAAGCAGGGATTAAATTTTTTATTTATGCATTTTGTGGTTCTATACTCATGCTTTTATCTATTGTTTATACAGGGTTTTTGTATTATCAAAATTTTGGATATTGGAGTTTTGATTTACTTGCTTGGTATAAAAATGATTTTACAATACCTGAAAATATACAAAATTTAATTTTTATAGGTTTTTTTATTGCTTTTGCAATCAAAAGCCCTCTGTTTCCATTTCACACTTGGGCTCCAAAAGTTTATGCAAAAAGTCCAACTTTAGTGTCTGTTATGCTTGTAAGTTTTAAAATGGCTCCATTTGGGTTTTTAAGATTTATTCTACCTTTAACTCCCGACACTTTAACTCATTATTGTTTTTTACTTTCTCTTTTATGTATCATTGCGATTTTATATGCGGCTTTAATTGCTTTTAAAACAAAAGATTTAAAAGAATTAATAGCTTATAGTTCAATTTCACATTTAGGTGTGGTGGTTTTGGGTATTGTAACTTTTACTTACAATGGAGTTAGTGGATCTGTATTTTATATGTTTGCGCATGGTATAGTAACAGGTGGTTTATTTTTGACTGCTTATATGCTTTATAAAAGATATCATACTTTTGAATTAGATTTTTATAAAAATTTAGCTAAAACAGCTCCGCTATTTAGCTTTTTCTTTGCGGTGTTGTTGTTTTCATCTATTTCATTACCTTTGACTATCTCTTTTGTAGGGGAATTTTTAATTTTACAAGGTGTAGCAAGTGTGAATTTATGGTATGCTTTACTTGCTGGTGGAGTGATCATTTTAGGGGCTATTTATATGTTAAATATATATAGAAATATGTTTTTTGCTACTTGTGAAGATAAAATAAGCGAAAAAATTGTACTGAAAAAAAGTGAAATTTTTGTTTTAAGTATCTTGAGTGCTTTAGTAATTTATTTTGGAGTTTTTCCAAGCGTGATACTCGATCAAATTGCATCTAATGTGAGTAGTATTTTTGAAATTGTACAAACAAGAAATATTGTTATAGAAAATCAAAAAATACTTGATAATATAAGAGGTTTTTAA
- the nuoK gene encoding NADH-quinone oxidoreductase subunit NuoK encodes MLEKYYIVAILMFIIGLIGIIKRQNLIMLFISSEILLNAANLALVTAGASHKDIEGQIFALFVMGVAACEVAVGIALCVLWYRKTGTLELSSLAEKGELKCKI; translated from the coding sequence ATGTTAGAAAAATACTACATTGTGGCTATTTTGATGTTTATCATTGGTCTAATAGGTATTATAAAACGCCAAAATTTAATTATGCTTTTTATTTCAAGTGAAATTTTATTAAACGCTGCTAATTTAGCTTTAGTTACAGCAGGAGCTTCTCACAAAGACATAGAAGGACAAATTTTTGCTTTATTTGTAATGGGGGTTGCAGCTTGCGAAGTAGCTGTTGGGATAGCACTTTGTGTTTTATGGTATAGAAAAACAGGAACACTAGAGCTTAGCTCTCTAGCTGAAAAAGGAGAGCTAAAATGCAAAATTTAG
- the nuoD gene encoding NADH dehydrogenase (quinone) subunit D — protein sequence MQIPTKLKPYYENINFEREDGTMIVNLGPQHPSAHGNLRLILELDGEEITKAVPCIGYMHRGMEKMAENMIYQEFIPTTDRMDYIAASANNYAYVAAVEKLCGLKIPRRACVIRMILLELNRIASHLLWLATHALDIGAMTVFLYCFREREYVLDLIEKYCGARLTHSSMRIGGVMLDLPEGFLDELLAFCNKFPNDIKDYEALLDDNRIWRARTENVGVVSKEQALSWGCSGVMLRGSGIAYDVRKEEPYLLYDEVDFGVPVAKMGDSYARYKVYMQEFRESLKILVQCAKLYQDTPPEILCNHPEYVSASKEQIMTQNYSLMQHFVLVTQGLKPPKGEVYVPTESPKGELGFFIHSDGSGRPYRLRARTPSFFHCAFLEEMLVGSYLADAVAILGSINIVLGEIDR from the coding sequence ATGCAAATTCCTACAAAACTTAAGCCTTATTATGAAAATATAAACTTTGAGCGTGAAGATGGCACCATGATAGTAAATCTTGGCCCTCAACACCCAAGTGCTCATGGAAATTTACGCCTTATTTTAGAGCTTGATGGAGAAGAAATTACCAAAGCTGTACCTTGCATAGGCTATATGCATCGTGGTATGGAAAAAATGGCTGAGAATATGATTTATCAAGAATTTATCCCAACTACCGATAGAATGGATTATATTGCAGCTAGTGCAAATAATTATGCTTATGTAGCCGCTGTAGAAAAGCTTTGTGGCTTAAAAATCCCACGAAGAGCATGTGTTATAAGAATGATTTTACTTGAGTTAAATCGTATAGCATCGCATTTATTATGGCTTGCTACACATGCACTTGATATTGGTGCGATGACAGTATTTTTATACTGCTTTAGAGAGCGTGAATATGTGCTTGATCTAATAGAAAAATATTGCGGGGCAAGACTTACACATTCATCTATGAGAATAGGTGGGGTAATGCTTGATTTACCTGAAGGTTTTTTAGATGAGCTTTTAGCATTTTGCAATAAATTTCCAAATGATATAAAAGACTATGAAGCCTTACTTGATGATAATAGAATTTGGCGTGCAAGAACTGAAAATGTAGGAGTGGTAAGCAAAGAACAAGCACTAAGCTGGGGTTGTAGCGGGGTTATGCTAAGAGGAAGCGGGATTGCTTATGATGTTAGAAAAGAAGAGCCTTATTTACTTTATGATGAGGTAGATTTTGGCGTGCCTGTGGCTAAAATGGGTGATTCTTATGCAAGATATAAAGTTTATATGCAAGAATTTAGAGAAAGTTTGAAAATTTTAGTTCAATGTGCTAAGCTTTATCAAGACACTCCACCTGAAATTTTATGTAATCATCCTGAATATGTAAGTGCTTCAAAAGAGCAAATTATGACACAAAATTATTCGCTTATGCAACATTTTGTCCTAGTAACACAAGGCTTAAAACCACCAAAAGGAGAGGTGTATGTGCCAACTGAAAGTCCAAAAGGCGAACTTGGATTTTTTATCCACTCAGATGGTAGCGGTAGGCCATATAGATTAAGAGCTAGAACCCCAAGTTTTTTTCATTGTGCATTTTTAGAAGAAATGCTTGTTGGATCATATCTAGCTGATGCGGTGGCGATTTTAGGAAGTATTAATATAGTTTTAGGTGAGATAGACAGGTGA
- a CDS encoding NADH-quinone oxidoreductase subunit J, whose translation MFETIAFCLLSVLVLGFFLISVLSTSVLYAISSLAAAMIFLSGFYFLLNAEFIGAIQIIVYSGAILGLYSFAMMFFDASIKVKESLKGKRIFIFAVIFSAILLISIIVGYNFDLNETSEIYSLDSTQQIGFALFTKYMLAFEFMAILLLIALICAIALTQKNIKKDE comes from the coding sequence ATGTTTGAAACTATAGCTTTTTGTTTGTTAAGTGTTTTGGTGTTGGGATTTTTTTTAATTAGCGTTTTAAGTACTAGCGTGCTTTATGCTATTAGTTCTTTGGCTGCTGCTATGATTTTTTTAAGTGGATTTTATTTTTTACTTAATGCTGAATTTATTGGAGCAATACAAATTATCGTTTATAGTGGAGCTATTTTGGGTCTTTATAGTTTTGCTATGATGTTTTTTGATGCTTCGATAAAAGTAAAAGAGAGTTTAAAAGGAAAGAGAATATTTATCTTTGCCGTGATTTTTAGTGCGATTTTGTTAATTAGCATTATTGTGGGCTATAATTTTGATTTAAATGAAACAAGTGAAATTTATAGTCTTGATTCTACCCAGCAAATAGGTTTTGCTTTATTTACAAAATATATGCTCGCCTTTGAATTTATGGCAATTTTACTCTTAATAGCTTTAATTTGTGCTATAGCACTTACTCAAAAAAATATAAAAAAGGATGAGTAA
- a CDS encoding NADH-ubiquinone oxidoreductase subunit E family protein, with protein sequence MRRVDLRKSQDLFKDLEQVVKNAYTDEVLVVLFEIGDFSNVEKSFAFIKEQKCELLNSLKFNQVDWTIVFKKAGQ encoded by the coding sequence GTGAGACGCGTAGATTTAAGAAAAAGTCAAGATTTATTTAAAGACTTAGAGCAAGTTGTCAAAAATGCTTATACAGATGAAGTCTTAGTGGTTTTATTTGAAATAGGAGATTTTTCTAATGTAGAAAAAAGTTTTGCTTTCATAAAAGAGCAAAAATGTGAGCTTTTAAATTCTTTAAAATTTAATCAAGTAGATTGGACTATAGTATTTAAAAAGGCAGGACAATGA